The region TTTCCTGCCTGTCCGGCGGTGAAAAGGGGGAATACCGCCGGGACGCCGCCTCATATAATGCGACGAGGTGGTCGATATGGTCCGCGAAAAGGAACGCTCCGCCGTCAAACAGGCCGTGATCATCATCATCCGCCATACGGGCGAATGGGATCCGGCCCGCCACGCACTTTCCTTTCTCAGGCCGCTGATCGAAGGTGAGAGCCGGCGCCTGACGACGCTGCCCCCCCAGCCGCCCGGCAGCGGTCCGCCGCCCGGGTAACCGCGCCGCTTGAGCGTCCTTGGATTTTTTGTTACTACTGTTTGGTAAAATACATGGAAGACCATAAGGATGAGCTTGTTCTTATCTTGGCCGGCTACCAACGGGAAATGGAACAGTTCCTCCAGACTAACCCCGGTCTCCGTTCCCGCTTTCCCATCCACATCGATTTCCCCGACTACTCCCAGGAGGAATTGCTGGCGATCGCCGAGCAGCTGTGCGCCAGACGCCAGTATCAGCTTACCGTGCAGACACGGTTGGCCCTCCTGAGAATGCTCACCCCTCCCGCCAAGCGCGACGACGACAATTTCGGCAATGCCCGCACGGTGCGCAACATCATCGAAAAAGCTCTCCGGCGCCAGGCGGTCCGCCTGGTGGCCAAGGCCAGCATAACCCGCGAAGAGCTTATGGCCATCGAGCCGTGCGACCTCCCGGAGGTGGAAGGATGAAAGAATTCGCCGTCGTCGGCCGCCCTAATTCCGGCAAGACCCTTTTTACCCTCAACTTCGCCGCCTATCTCGGTTGCAAGACGGTCGACATTACCTTCCGCGCTCCGGACGGCCTGCTCGACTGCCGCCACTATGTCGTCAACGAGGCGCGGCGGGAGCTGTGCGGGCCTATGACGCATAAAACCCGCGCCGTCCAGTCGGTGGTATTAAAGGTGCCTGTAGGAAAAACAGCCGTCAGCTTCAAGCTTTCCGACACCTGCGGCGTTAGCGAGCAGATCCACGGCGAGGAAGGAATCCGTCGCGGCATGGCCCAAACGCTCAGTCTTGTCCGTTCGACCGACTTCATTATCCATGTCGTCGATGTCGCCCTGGCCACGGACGCCTTCTTCGGCGGCAGCGCCAATATCGACCGGGAAATTTACAACTACGGCGTCAGTCGCAACCGCTACATCCTGCTCGCCAATAAGACCGACCTGCCCAGGGCGCGCGAAAACCTCGCCCCCCTCACAGCTGCCTTCCATCAGGCCGTCGTTCTGCCGGTATCAGCCCTCTACAGCACCGGCTTCGGAGAGGTGAAAGCCTATGTGGCCGCCAATGTCTGACGGGGTCACCACCGCCACGCTCGCCGCAACCCTCTGTTCACTGGCTATAAAACTCACCGACGACTGGCTCGACCGTGACAGGGACGCCGCCGTCGGCCGCGTCAACTGGTCGGCAAAACTCGGGGTCGGCGCTATGGTATATGCGGCGCTTTTTCTTGCCCTGGCCGCGGGCATAAACGCTTCGGTCAGCCTGGCCCTCTTTTTCGCCAGTTACGTCGTAGGCATGTTCACCGACCTCGGTCGCCGCCTCCCCAGCCGCCTGACGGGCTGGCAGGAGTCACTGCTTGTGATGGCGGCCGGTACAGCTCTCTGCGGCTGGCGGACGATGCTGTTCGCCGCCCTGTTCGTCTCCGCCGTCCAGCTTATCGACGACTGCGTCGACCGAGCCGGTGACCGCCTTGCCGGCCAGCGCAACTTCGCCTGCCGGTTCGGAGCGGCGGAATGCCTCCTCGGCGGCCTCGCCCTCCTGCTGGCTTCCTGGTGGCTGGACGCCGGGCTGTTCGTCCCCGTGTTCGCCGGCGTAGCCGCCGTCTACTTCCTTGACCTGCGACTCAAGGAGGTGATGAGATGATTATCGATTACCTCCTGTTCGCCTTGGGAGCTTTTCTGTTCGGCTACTTGCTAGGCAAACGCCTGGGAAGGGAAGAGGGCAGGGAGGAGGGCAAAGCCCTTGTACCCCTGCTCCTCAGGGAGCAGTCCTTCGCCCAGGGATACTGCGCGCTCTGCCACGCCGCCCGCCTGCCGGCGATAGAGCGGTCAGAAAACGCCCAGCGGGGCTTCTCAACACTTTAATTTGGCACTTCAAAGAGGCGGTCGCGCCTCTTTCGCCTTTTTTTGCAGGAAATAACGGCGATTGAACAAAATAAAGAGAGTTGGAGAAAGGATGATTTGATTGCCGGACGTACAAGGAAATCTCAGCGGCATCCGCAAGAGCACGCGGGAGATACTGGAAAGCCTTTATAAAGTCGAAATCCCCGCCGGTGAGGCGATAACCGCCGATCTCGCCGCCCTCATGGCCCGTCTCACCGCCCAGCTCGGCCGCGAGCTTGCCGTCTATCTTAACCGGCGCGGTCAGGTTGTCAGCGTCGCCGTCGGCGACACCCGCACCGTCAGCCTGCCGGAAACGGCCGGCCGCCGCGCCGCCCACCGCCTGAGCGGCATCCGCTGCATCCATACCCACCCCACCGGCGACAGCGAGCTAAGCGCCCTCGACCTGACCTCGCTCAAGGAAATGCGCTTCGACCTCATGGCCGCCCTCGGCGTCGACGAGCGCGCCTCAGTCGGTCAGGTCAGCTTCGCCTACATTTCCGGCTGGGAAGGGGAGGGGGAGGCGGCGATAGACACCGTCGGCCCCTTGTCACTCGACGATTTCGTCGCCATGGATCTCGCCTATCTGACCGGCCAGATCGACCGGCGCCTGGAAGAGCGCGGCAAATCCATAAGCCTGGCCGAAAAGGAACAGGCCATTTTGGTGGGGGTCGAGAGTCAGTCCGGCTGGGATGTGGCCGATTCGCTGGAGGAACTCGCCCAGCTGGCCGAAACGGCCGGCGCGACGGTTGTCGGTAAAATGTGGCAGAAGCGCGACCGCCCCGATGCCGCCCTGTTCGTCGGCCGCGGCAAAGTGCTGGAGATTGCCGCCGCCCGGCAGGAGAAAGGCGCCAACCTCGTCATCTTCGACGACGAACTCTCGCCCGCCCAGCAGCGCAATCTCGAACAGTCCCTAGGCACCAAGGTGCTTGATCGCACCGCCCTCATCCTCGACATCTTCGCGCAGCGGGCCCGCACCCACGAAGGCAAGCTGCAGGTCGAACTCGCGCAATTGAAGTATAACCTGCCGCGCTTAGGCGGCCAGGGCCTCGTCCTTTCCCGGCTGGGAGGCGGCATCGGCACCCGCGGCCCCGGAGAAACCAAGCTTGAGGTCGACCGCCGCCGCATCCGCGAACGGATAGCCGACATCGAACGGGAAATCCGGCTTATCCGCCGCCATCGGGAGCTCCACCGCCAGCGGCGCCAGGACGCGCGCATCCCCGGTGTCGCTCTCGTCGGCTACACCAACGCCGGCAAATCCACTCTTTTGAACGCTCTTACCGCGGCCGACGTCCTGGCCGAGGACAAGCTTTTCGCCACCCTCGATCCCACGACCCGCAAGATAACCCTACCCGGCGGCCAGGAAGCGCTGCTCACCGACACCGTCGGCTTCATCCAAAAGCTGCCTCATCAACTCGTGGCCGCCTTCCGCGCCACCCTCGAAGAAGTGGTTCAGGCCGAACTTCTGCTGCACGTCATTGACGCCAGCCATCCCCTTCATCAGGAGCAGAGCGACGCCGTGTTCCGTGTCCTCGGCGAGCTCGGGGCCGCCGACAAGCCCGTCATCCCCGTCTTTAACAAGGTCGACCGCCTCGACAACCCCCATCTTAAAGAGCGTCTGCTGCGCACTCCCGACAGCGTCGCGGTCTCCGCTCTCGGCGGCGAAGGTATCGCCGCCCTGCTCGACCGCATCCGCGCCTTCCTGCGTCGCCGGAGCGTGGACGCCGTTCTCCTCATACCCTACAGCGACAGCGGCGTGCTCGCCCGACTCTATGACCTCGGCGCCGTGAACGCCGCCGAATACACCGACGGAGGCATCCGCGTCAGTATCGCCCTTCCTCCCGAAGAAGCCGCCGTATTCCAACAATACTTAGTGACTGATGAGGTGCCGACAGATGAATGACTTGCCAGACAACCTTAAAGCCCTTACCCGTGCCGCCCTCGACGAGGCGGCCCCCGTTTTTGCCGGCCTCGACGCCGTTGCCCGCGACAATACCGCCCGCATCCTCGACGCATTCCGCCGCCACCAGGTCGGCGATTTCCATTTCCGCGCCACCACCGGCTACGGCTACGGTGATGCCGGTCGGGACAAGCTCGACGAGGTTTGGGCCGATATATTCGGCGCCGAAAAGGCTCTTGTCCGCGCCCATTTCGTCTCCGGCACCCACGCCCTGGCCGCCGTCCTGTTCGGCCTCCTGCGGCCGGGCGACGAACTGCTGTCCGTCACCGGCGCCCCTTATGACACAATGCAGACTGTTATCGGCCACCCGCAGGCGTCTCCAGGGTCGCTGGCCGATTACGGCATAACCTATCGTGAAGTCCCCCTGACAGATGACGGCGAGGTCGACGGGGCGGGGGTAGCCGCCGCCATTTCGGCCAAAACAAAACTGGTGCTCATTCAGCGCTCCCGCGGCTACAGTCTTCGCCCGCCGCTAAGCGTCGCCGCAATCGGCCGCGCCTGCGCTCACGTGAAGCGCTGCCAGCCCGATTGCGTCTGTTTTGTCGACAACTGCTACGGGGAATTCGTAGAGTCGAGCGAGCCGACTGCCGCCGGCGCCGACATTATTGCCGGCTCGCTCATCAAAAACCCCGGCGGCGGCATAGCTCCCGCCGGCGGCTACATCGCTGGCCGCGCCGATCTCGTCGAACTGGCCGCCTGCCGCCTCACCGCCCCCGGGATCGGCAGCGAACTAGGCGCCACCCTCGCCGACAACCGGCTTCTCTTCCAGGGACTTTTCCTCGCCCCCCACACCGTCGCCCAAGCCCTCAAAGGAGCCGTTTTCGCCGCCTCGCTCTTCGCAAAACTGGGGTACAACACCCTGCCGAGCTACGATGCGCCCCGCAGCGACATCATCCAGGCAATCGAACTAGGTTCGGCCGATAAGATGGTTGCCTTCTGCCGCGGCCTCCAGCGCTGGTCGCCGGTGGACGCCCACGTCGTGCCTGAGCCCAGCGCCATGCCTGGCTACAGCGACGCTGTCGTCATGGCCGGCGGCACCTTCGTTCAGGGCTCGTCCATCGAATTGAGCGCCGACGGGCCTCTCCGCCCTCCATTCGCAGTCTATCTGCAGGGAGGACTGACCTTCGAGCACGCCGTCCTCGGCATCACCGGCGCCGCCCGCGCTGTCGGCAACAGCTAAGAAGATACATGTTTCAACACATATTTGCCTTATTCAACGCCATGAGACAGGAAATTATCGACCGGCGTCGAACAATAGCATAGAAAAACCGCGGAAATCTTCTATTCGGTGGGGTCACGTGGAATACATAGCTATCACCTTGCTGGCCATTGCGGCCACGACGTGCGTCGTATATCTGCTAGCCAACAAAGTCTTCGGTGTCCGACTGCGCCTAAAGTCACTGGTGCTGTGCGCCGCTTGCGCCTTATTCCTCAGCCTTGTCCTGCCGCGCATCGTCGTCAGCTTCGCCGGGCTCGCTGGCACCGTCGGCTTTTTGGCCGTTTTCGCCGTTATCTTCGCTTACTTCGTGGCCTATTACGATGACCCCCGCGACTTGCCGTCGCCCGGCTCCGTAACTGCCTTGCCGGCGTCGCCGGCCGAACAGCTAAACGACGGTTCCGCGCTGATCGCGGCAGCCGCCACTTTTATTGCCGCCGACCGTGGCGGAAACCAGGCGCAAGACGAAACACCGGCCATAACAACCGATGAACAGCCGGCAGCTGTTACCTCTGACACTCCCGAAAAACTTGATCCAGCCACCGCGGCAACTATACCCGAACCCAAGCCTGAACCTGAACCCGAACCCAAGCCCAAGCCTGAACCTGTACCCGAGCCCGAGCCTGTACCTGTACCTGTACCTGTACCTGTACCTGTACCTGTACCTGTACCTGTACCTGTACCTGAACCCGAACCTGAACCTGAACCCGAACCTGAACCTGAACCCGAACCTGAACCTGAACCCGAACCTGAACCCGAACCTGAACCCGAACCTGAACCTGAACCTGAACCCGAACCCAAGCCCAAGCCTGAACCTGTACCCGAGCCCGAGCCTGTACCTGTACCTGTACCTGAACCCGAACCTGAACCTGAACCTGAACCTGAACCCGAACCTGAACCTGAACCCGAACCTGAACCCGAACCTGAACCTGAGCCTGAGCCTGAGCCTGAGCCTGAGCCTATACCCGAGCCCGAGCCTGAACTTCCGAATTCAGATTTTGACATAAATCTTGAACTCAGCATTATCGCCGCGACAGATACCAGCCAGGACATTAATCCCGCGGTTGATGTGGGCGAGCCGCTGACTATCCTTCCGGCTGCGACGGCAGCACCCGAGGCTAGTACCGAACCGTCCCCGACCGTCGCGCCCGAGCCTGTGCCTGAAGCTGAGAATAAGCCTGCTGAACCGGATGATCACGGCGAAATCGCTGCCGATCCCTTGTCCACCTTCGCTTTTTCGGCCGGGAACTCTCCAGGGCAGTCGCCGGTAGACGATGCGGCTGTCGAAAACCAGGACGCTGTCGCCGCTCCCGAAGACGATACCCTGACGATGGAGGCGAACGCAGTGACAATCCCGTCGCACCCCGCCTCAGACAGTCTGGATGATTTGATGGACTTCGCATTCGTCCAGAAAGAGGCCGGCAACCATCAACAGGCGCTTGACGCCTTCCGGCGCGCCCTGCGCCTCTACCGGTTCAGCGAAGCCGCTCCGTTCCTGGCGATCGAGATCGCCAATCTCCTCAAGAACAGGGGAGCTTACGACGAAGCGATCGCTGTGCTTACCGAAAGCCGCAGCCTCCTGGCTCTGCTGGAAAATGAGACCCTCGACCAGGAATTCGTCATTACGATCGCCTACCTGCGTATCGTCAAAAACACGTTGCTGGAAAAAAGGGTAGGGTACGTGCCGTTCAGTCGGATTCCCGCGGATATAAGCCGCGAGATCGACGCCGAATTCCGTGAATGGCGAAATTTAGCCTAGTACCGATTATTTTATGGGAGGAATACGGATGAAAAAAAGTGTCGACATTCTCGGTTTGCCGGTAATCAGCATCAGCGAAGGCCTTGAGCTCGGTACGGCCAAAAGCCTCGTTATCAACCCTGCCCAAGGCGCGGTCGCCGCGCTCGTCATCGACGACGGGAAATGGTATCTGGGCGCCAAGCTGTTGCCCTTCACCACCGTAACGGGTCTGGGCGAATCAGCGATTACCGTCGAAAGCGCGAGCAACATAGTGCCGGTCAGCGGCGCCCCTGATCTT is a window of Selenomonadales bacterium 4137-cl DNA encoding:
- a CDS encoding methionine gamma-lyase family protein, whose translation is MNDLPDNLKALTRAALDEAAPVFAGLDAVARDNTARILDAFRRHQVGDFHFRATTGYGYGDAGRDKLDEVWADIFGAEKALVRAHFVSGTHALAAVLFGLLRPGDELLSVTGAPYDTMQTVIGHPQASPGSLADYGITYREVPLTDDGEVDGAGVAAAISAKTKLVLIQRSRGYSLRPPLSVAAIGRACAHVKRCQPDCVCFVDNCYGEFVESSEPTAAGADIIAGSLIKNPGGGIAPAGGYIAGRADLVELAACRLTAPGIGSELGATLADNRLLFQGLFLAPHTVAQALKGAVFAASLFAKLGYNTLPSYDAPRSDIIQAIELGSADKMVAFCRGLQRWSPVDAHVVPEPSAMPGYSDAVVMAGGTFVQGSSIELSADGPLRPPFAVYLQGGLTFEHAVLGITGAARAVGNS
- a CDS encoding 50S ribosome-binding GTPase yields the protein MKEFAVVGRPNSGKTLFTLNFAAYLGCKTVDITFRAPDGLLDCRHYVVNEARRELCGPMTHKTRAVQSVVLKVPVGKTAVSFKLSDTCGVSEQIHGEEGIRRGMAQTLSLVRSTDFIIHVVDVALATDAFFGGSANIDREIYNYGVSRNRYILLANKTDLPRARENLAPLTAAFHQAVVLPVSALYSTGFGEVKAYVAANV
- a CDS encoding AAA family ATPase yields the protein MEDHKDELVLILAGYQREMEQFLQTNPGLRSRFPIHIDFPDYSQEELLAIAEQLCARRQYQLTVQTRLALLRMLTPPAKRDDDNFGNARTVRNIIEKALRRQAVRLVAKASITREELMAIEPCDLPEVEG
- the hflX gene encoding GTPase HflX; translation: MPDVQGNLSGIRKSTREILESLYKVEIPAGEAITADLAALMARLTAQLGRELAVYLNRRGQVVSVAVGDTRTVSLPETAGRRAAHRLSGIRCIHTHPTGDSELSALDLTSLKEMRFDLMAALGVDERASVGQVSFAYISGWEGEGEAAIDTVGPLSLDDFVAMDLAYLTGQIDRRLEERGKSISLAEKEQAILVGVESQSGWDVADSLEELAQLAETAGATVVGKMWQKRDRPDAALFVGRGKVLEIAAARQEKGANLVIFDDELSPAQQRNLEQSLGTKVLDRTALILDIFAQRARTHEGKLQVELAQLKYNLPRLGGQGLVLSRLGGGIGTRGPGETKLEVDRRRIRERIADIEREIRLIRRHRELHRQRRQDARIPGVALVGYTNAGKSTLLNALTAADVLAEDKLFATLDPTTRKITLPGGQEALLTDTVGFIQKLPHQLVAAFRATLEEVVQAELLLHVIDASHPLHQEQSDAVFRVLGELGAADKPVIPVFNKVDRLDNPHLKERLLRTPDSVAVSALGGEGIAALLDRIRAFLRRRSVDAVLLIPYSDSGVLARLYDLGAVNAAEYTDGGIRVSIALPPEEAAVFQQYLVTDEVPTDE